A stretch of the Lolium perenne isolate Kyuss_39 chromosome 3, Kyuss_2.0, whole genome shotgun sequence genome encodes the following:
- the LOC127342702 gene encoding large ribosomal subunit protein bL34c, with translation MALALASPMASLSLHSGRISAAAIGGGLRPRKASPVGASSSSFLRSSFVSSSSSSTSSTSTSRTSLSAAVSASLAFTSASSFAGSSLGIEFSYNRLTTGRSRGLQIRAGKAALCLTKRSRSRKSLARVHGFRRRMRTTAGRKVLKRRRDRGRKILCTKTNSPTGTKF, from the exons ATGGCGCTTGCCCTGGCCTCTCCAATGGCGTCCCTCTCGCTCCACTCCGGGAGGATCTCGGCCGCGGCTATCGGCGGCGGCCTCCGTCCTCGCAAGGCGTCTCCGGTGggcgcttcctcctcctcgtttCTCCGGAGCTCCttcgtctcctcctcctcctcctccacgtcGTCCACTTCCACCTCCCGCACGTCGCTCTCGGCTGCGGTCTCGGCATCGCTAGCCTTCACTTCCGCCTCCTCATTCGCTG GTTCATCTTTGGGAATTGAGTTCAGCTACAACAGATTGACAACCGGAAGATCGCGTGGCCTGCAGATCAGGGCTGGAAAGGCTGCCCTCTGCTTGACCAAAAGATCAAGGTCTAGGAAGTCACTTGCCCGCGTGCATGGTTTCCGCAGGCGGATGCGGACTACTGCTGGAAGGAAGGTCCTCAAGCGTAGACGTGACAGAGGAAGGAAGATTCTCTGCACAAAGACGAACTCACCCACTGGGACGAAATTTTGA
- the LOC127342704 gene encoding uncharacterized protein, giving the protein MTPAAAAAPGRKSPVVVLLLCVATISLLMFILLSSYSPSLQPHGRSPHRRLKLHPKNSAAVASSYGTGESGGSGGQNHRAAPFDPAIAELERRLEDKEWEREHYRLLHGDGDEKDDHMKDWEEFLKEEEDFINDDDRFNVSDRIRALFPKIDLDPQDGFVSLHELIRWNLEQARGDQLHRSAREMELYDKNGDGIVSFGDFQKLRKESHGEGNSLGFPWWKEEHFNASDANEDGFLNKAEFHDFLNPSDSDNPKVINLLCRQELRQRDKDGDGKLTFEEYFHGLHDHIHGYDDENAEISHIGNMTIAKERFSKLDKDNDGFISERELEPILDKLHLSERYYARQQATHAISEADKDHDGRLTLEEMIENPYAFYGSVYFSDDEDYFHEEFR; this is encoded by the exons ATGACAccggcggccgccgccgcgccgGGACGGAAGTCTCCGGTCGTGGTCCTCCTCCTCTGCGTGGCCACCATTTCATTACTCATGTTCATACTCCTGTCATCTTACTCCCCCAGCCTCCAGCCCCACGGTCGCAGCCCCCACCGCCGCCTCAAGCTCCACCCCAAGAACTCCGCCGCTGTCGCTTCTTCCTACGGAACCGGCGAATCCGGAGGAAGCGGGGGGCAGAACCACCGTGCGGCGCCCTTCGACCCGGCCATCGCCGAGCTGGAGCGGCGGCTGGAGGACAAGGAATGGGAGCGCGAGCACTACCGCCTCCTCCACGGCGACGGAGACGAGAAGGACGACCACATGAAGGACTGGGAGGAGTtcctcaaggaggaggaggacttcaTCAATGACGACGATCGCTTCAACGTCTCTGACCGCATCCGGGCGCTTTTCCCCAAGATCGACCTTGACCCGCAAGACGGCTTCGTCTCCCTCCACGAGCTCATCAGGTGGAATCTCGAGCAGGCAAGGGGCGACCAGCTCCATCGCTCTGCCAGGGAGATGGAGCTCTACGACAAGAACGGCGACGGGATCGTCTCCTTTGGGGACTTTCAGAAGCTGCGCAAAGAGTCCCATG GAGAGGGCAATTCATTGGGGTTTCCGTGGTGGAAAGAGGAGCACTTCAATGCTTCAGATGCCAACGAAGATGGTTTCCTGAATAAAGCGGAGTTTCACGA CTTCCTTAATCCAAGTGATTCAGATAATCCTAAAGTGATCAACTTGCTCTGCAGACAAGAACTAAG GCAGAGGGATAAAGATGGTGATGGAAAGCTAACCTTCGAAGAATACTTTCATGGGCTACATGACCATATTCATGGTTATGATGATGAGAACGCAGAGATTTCTCATATTGGGAACATGACAATCGCAAAGGAGCGGTTTTCCAAACTTGACAAAGATAATGACGG GTTTATTTCAGAGCGTGAACTAGAACCGATTCTTGATAAGCTCCATCTGTCAGAACGCTATTATGCCAGACAGCAAGCCACCCATGCTATATCAGAG GCTGACAAAGATCATGATGGAAGGCTAACGTTGGAAGAGATGATTGAGAACCCCTATGCATTTTATGGTAGTGTTTACTTCAGCGACGACGAGGACTACTTCCATGAAGAGTTCCGCTAA